A single genomic interval of Marmota flaviventris isolate mMarFla1 chromosome 14, mMarFla1.hap1, whole genome shotgun sequence harbors:
- the Ost4 gene encoding dolichyl-diphosphooligosaccharide--protein glycosyltransferase subunit 4, protein MITDVQLAIFANMLGVSLFLLVVLYHYVAVNNPKKQE, encoded by the coding sequence ATGATCACAGACGTTCAGCTCGCCATCTTCGCCAACATGCTGGGCGTGTCGCTATTCTTGCTTGTGGTTCTCTATCACTACGTGGCCGTCAACAATCCCAAGAAGCAGGAATGA